ttttgcgGGTCAGtatggttacaacaataccaaaattcttccattttttttttaggtctttccacttttctgcaataaaaacccttttttggaaatctttttttttttctaaatcgctgcatttaaagtcctataactttttaatttttttaagtacggagctctgtgagggcttattttttgcgagacgagctgtagtttttattggtaccattttggggtacatactttttttttattacttttattgcgtttttagggaggcaaaatgctaaaaattagcatttttccttagtttttttagcgtttttttaaaacgcttttttccgtgcacagtcaaaagcatgtgcaaatatgtggggttttaaaaaaaattttcacctttttttatgctaatatgagaaaaagcatagaaaaacgttttttacatttttcttttttattcatttttctttttttttttttaacagtttgtgtccctctggggcactttcagcacagcactgatgatcgctgtgataaggcccctgccatgccttatcgcttatacaacaATCACAGGCTatagcaatacaggacgccagtgtctggcgtcctgttgccatggtaaccagttgggctctctgtgattatatcgcgagagcccagtgACATCACAGAGGAGCGCGTTCCCTCTGTGAACACCTCCCATGCCGCGacctacatagatcgcggcagggaagaggttaacagcggggggcgcatctccgatgcacccccactgttgcagcgggaggccagctatgactgacagctgcctccagctgcaggatagcgcgagatcataagtgatctcgtgctatccccaggacataagtttacgccctgttgcaagAAGTACTCTGCTGCCAGAATGTAAACTTACGcactggagcgggaaggggttaaagagagacTCAAAAGCCCTATCACATTACTGCTGataattagaggctcctgtcacctaGCTGTAATGAAGGAGATTATATTTCAGCCTCTTGACTGTATATTTATAGTTCTGTAGTTTATTTAATATAGAATACAGAAAGTAATGTCAGTGTCCTCTCAGCAggtagagatggtacaggctgtagCTGCTCATGAAAGGTGCTGattcatcatgggattgatagcatagAATAGTGAAAGGTGGTATCTTATAAGCATCAGATAGGGggctgcactacatggaagtgactgcaatatacatagtgtGAAAAACAATCAGTtgaggagtggccctttaagtaggACCTTACAAAATAAAATTATTTGGGGTCTCAGTCATTTATGTCCATATACTAATACTAATCATGTAACTTTTGAGTTTACCTGTATGCAACTCCAATATCCAATGTTGTGATGTGAGAGAAAGTAGTATAACAAATGCACCATTGTATTTCAGTAATATCTAAAGGGCATGTAATATAATATTCACTACAAAGCACATGGGTGCACTGCTGATTTACAGTCTTTGAACATAGTGTGTCTTTTTGTTGATAAAGTTCTCTTCTTCCATGCGTTAACCAGTATTTTAAAGCAacattttatttgattttttccaGTCACAAAACACAAAGTGTTGATGATACTATTACTAATAGCTATACACTCTACAATATAGTAAAGAGCAATAGCATACCTCTCTCGTAACAGCAGACCGGGGAAAAAATCTCTTACAATGGCATAACTATAAAATGGTGACCAGCACAGAACATAAGCCAAAAGCACCGCAATCAACAGCAGGACACTTTTTTTCCTAGCTTGTAGTTGGCCCCGGAGCTGTTGTGTCTGTTCACCTGGTAAGCTCTTGAACCAAAGCTCATGACTAATGCGGATATAGCACATGCTCATAATGAAAACAGGAATTACAAATTCCACAGCCAACAGAAAAAAAGAGTAAGACTTATAGTACAGAGCTCTATCAGCAGGCCAAATCTGCCCACAGAAAACCTTCCCTCCAGAACTATCAAACACAGCTTCTGTAGCAAAATAAGCTGTGGGAGCGGCAATCACAGTAGCAGATGACCAAATAAGAAATAAAACTCCACAGGCTGTCTGCAACTTCATACGTGGCTTCAATGGGTGCACAATTACAAGGTATctacaaaaaaagaaacaattttaGCAATTATAGGAATTTGCAGAAAACATTACACAAAATTACATCCCGCTTTACAGGTGTTGTGGAACTATTTGCTTCTTTGGTGAGAAGCTAATATACATTATGTAACCACGTGGCTCACCTGTCTATAGCAATGGCGAGAAGTGCATTAGTTGAGACATAGAGAGAAAGCATCCTCAAATAGATGACCGAAGAGCAGATTATATGACCAAAGGCCCATGACTGTTCACGGACAACATAATAGTCTATCTCGAAAGGGCAGCAGATTACAGCTACTAGAAGGTCAGATACTGCTAAATTGGCAATCAGAATATTAGTCACATTTTGCATGTTCTTGTACATCACCAAGTTCAAGATGAAAAACAGGTTTCCTCCTCCACAGATTAATATGACACAAACAAGAGTCACTCCAATGAACAATCTGACCATAAAAGGGATGTTTTCACTTGGTTTAGGATCTTCTTCAAACCAGAAATAAATGTTCTCTAGACTTTGATTCCGCGAGTCTGCCATTGATATGGAACTTCAGATGTTGGTTTGTTCTGCTTGTCCTTTTTCAAATTTCTGCCTGTGGGAGTCAATGTACAACTTAATTTTTGCAACTAAAAACTTTTAGTACGTTAGAAGTTGAATTGTAAAAAACAAGAAGTGCCTATTGTTAGTCTGTGCCTGTTTAAAGCCCAATCCACTTACAAAACTAATTTTCTGTAAGCTAAtaacattaacctcttagtgaccaagcctgtttgccccttaatgaccaggccacattttggaaatctgacatgtgtcactttaacatagaataactccgtaaaggttttgcatatccaagtaattctgacattgttttttctccacatattgtacttcatttaggtggtaaaaatagacagaatttgtggatatttaataaaagcgccaaaattaggaaaactttgaaaaaactgtcactttttcacattttcaactgtgatgtcaaatatgtgcaaacatactgtacacatttttgataagatatatatgtcCATCTGTTTACTTGGAAGCACATTGggaaactttagttttttaaaaataatttaagaGATGTACCAATTAACATTGTTaggattttgaggaacattttgttttcctacaccaagccaagattgcaaaggctcatagatgtcagaatgatagatacccctaccatttaaaaaatatacatcttaatatattcactgaggggggtcataagTATTTTTACGCTATAGTTTCTTTTTAGGAGATAATGCAATttggaagagaaaaaaataaaatttcatattttttacaaatatatcattttaaagacgggatttttttctgtagtgcacatgaaaatgaggatttgcaccccaaaacggatatctctatttgttctgtgttcagaaatatatgcGTTGTGGCCCTAACCttctgtttgtatgcacaacaggacccaaaacgaaaggagcagccggtggctttcagaacagccattttgcttgaaagtgttttaggccccatagcacactggtagagcccttgagtggccaaaactacaGAGAACagccacaaataaccccattttgaaaactagtccCCTTACCAAAAtaatctaggggtctactgcatattttgaccccaccgttcttgaatgaatctaagcaaagcagaaggaaaaaattacgatttccattttttggcaattgtgtagtttttaaaatagtttttttttgtacagcacacatatgaattaagacatttaccccaaaatggataccactgtttgtcccgtgttcagaaacatatccattgtggccttaatcttttcGTATGCACAGAAAGTAGTATTAAACTTTGacttcttttaacttttacgtgatcgccattacccATTGGCCTTCAATCACtgatccaggctcttggctacctttagtagccaggagcaaggagattttacatttctaggGCCCTCCCTAGCTTCTGCGCTTACATCCACTATTTTGCTGAAGGGGAGGGCGTGGCCTGACCGCGGA
The Eleutherodactylus coqui strain aEleCoq1 chromosome 11, aEleCoq1.hap1, whole genome shotgun sequence genome window above contains:
- the LOC136581703 gene encoding prokineticin receptor 1-like — translated: MADSRNQSLENIYFWFEEDPKPSENIPFMVRLFIGVTLVCVILICGGGNLFFILNLVMYKNMQNVTNILIANLAVSDLLVAVICCPFEIDYYVVREQSWAFGHIICSSVIYLRMLSLYVSTNALLAIAIDRYLVIVHPLKPRMKLQTACGVLFLIWSSATVIAAPTAYFATEAVFDSSGGKVFCGQIWPADRALYYKSYSFFLLAVEFVIPVFIMSMCYIRISHELWFKSLPGEQTQQLRGQLQARKKSVLLLIAVLLAYVLCWSPFYSYAIVRDFFPGLLLRERYAIALYYIVECIAISNSIINTLCFVTGKNQIKCCFKILVNAWKKRTLSTKRHTMFKDCKSAVHPCAL